The following DNA comes from Rhodopirellula halodulae.
TTGTTCGGCTATCGCGGTCGCATGGATGAACGAGTCGACATGGTGCGTAGCTGCACCGATGGACGCTTTGTTTATCTGCGTCACTTCCATCCGGAACGCATTTACTTCGCGTACTTGGACTACATGTTCCAAACACCGACGACGCAAGTTTGGAAAGAAATGTACGACGCGGGTGAGCTGAACGAGGCTCAATCCAAGGTCTGGGAAGTCAAACCGCTCGAAGAGCTTTTCGATCTGCGATCGGATCCTGATGAAGTCAACAACCTGGCGAACGATCCGGCTCACGCTGACAAGCTTCGTGAACTGCGAAATGCGACCCGCAATTGGATGGTTTCGACGCGAGACCTGGGTGTGTTGCCCGAAGCGGAACTGCATCGGCTGAGCGGCAAACAGGATCCTCGCACCTGGGCACTGAACAGCGATCTCAATTGGGAAAAGCTGGTCAACATCGCTTGGCGTGCAACCGCCGCTTGGAATGATTTGCCCGACACCGCCGTGCAACGTCTGGAACGAGTCACGCAGCGCCCGTCCAGCATCGACCGTTACTGGGGAGTCCGTGCGTTGGCTCTGGGCCTGACGTCGCCGAACACCGATCTCTCGGATGAAACCAAAGCCAAGGCTCTGTCGATTCTCGAGAAGTCTGCTGCTGACGATGAAGCCCCCATCGTTCGCGCCGCGGCTGCGGAAGGTTTGTTGGTGGCAGGCAATGACCAACAACGCGACCAAGCTCAAGCGTTGCTGCTCGATTTGTCCAACGCCGACAACGAAGGCCACTACGTCGCTATGACCGCGTTGAACCTGATCGACAATCATCGCGACCAACTATCGGATGGCTGGCAAACGCAACTCGGCAAACTTCCGAGAAAAACAAAACTTTCGCCCGAAAGAGCGGACTCCTACGTCGGACGTTTGCTCCAATACCTTACTGCGGATTGATCGCTTTTCACGAGAGAACAGACCGATGTCACTTCAACCTCTGCACGATCGTTTGAACACCATTGCCAAGGACGGCCGGACTCGAAAGCTTCATCGCCGACGAGTCGAGGGCGTTCACATCGTCGAGGACGATGGGCGTCGGCTGATGAACTTCGGCGGCAATGACTACCTCGGTGTCATCGCCGACGAAACTCGCGGCTGTGACTTGCAAACCGCATGTTCGACTCATGGGGCGTCCGCCAGCGCATTGGTGTGCGGATGGACGCCTCGCCATGACGCGCTGGCCCAATCCATCGCTGAATTGGAACGGACCGACGCCGCAGTAATCTTTCCCTCCGGGTATGCGGCGTGTTCCGGCACGATGGCCACGTTGCCGCAAGCCGGTGATTTGATTCTCAGCGATGAACTCAATCACGCTTCTCTGATCGATGGTTGCCGGCTCTCGAAAGCGGAACGGGTCATCTACCCGCACCGCGATTTGGATTTTGTCGAACACGTGCTTCGTGACCGAACGGACGTATCCGGGATGACTTGGATCGTCACCGACGGCGTGTTCAGCATGGACGGGGATGTGGCACCGCTGCCGGGTTTGGCTGATTTGGCCGAGCGTTTTGGTGCCCACCTGATCGTTGATGAGGCCCATGGCACCGGAGTCTTGGGACCACGTGGCGCGGGACTGTGCGATGCGTATGGCGTCACCGACCGAGTCACCGTGCGGATTGGAACGCTGAGCAAAGCCATTGGCCATCAAGGCGGCTTTGTCGCGGGACCGCAGATCGTGATCGACACGCTCGTCAACGCCTGTCGATCACTGATTTTCAGCACCGCTCTGTCACCCGTGATTGCCGAAGGTGCCCATCGTGTGATCCAGCGCTTGCCTCATTGGCGAGACCGACGCGACCGCGTGGCGATGATGTCACGGCAATTCCGTCGGCTAATGAATCTCGATGCCAGCGGTCTCGAATCGGGGATCCCGATTGTGCCGCTGATCATCGGTGATGAAGAGGAAACCGTTCTCGCCAGCCAAGCGATTCGCGACAACGGATTCTTCGTCCCGGCAATTCGTCCGCCAACCGTGCCCGACGGCAAATCGCGTTTGCGAGTCTCGATCACAGCCGCCCATCGCGACCACGACATCGAACTGCTGGCCGAGATCATTCATCGAGTCTGCCCGAATCTACAAGCCCCGGAATTGACCTCCGCCGGCAACTAGCCCCGTCCGTTCGCGAACTTCACGACTGTTAAAAAAACGGTGTGGCAGCTATCATCTCCCCCTGCGAATCTCGCATTTCGGGGCTGTAGCTCAGTTGGTTAGAGCTGGGAACTCATAATTCCTAGGTCGCGGGTTCAAGTCCTGCCAGCCCTACCTTTTTCTTTGTTCGTCGTTCATGCCACGCCAACCCTCGAAATCGCAACGCAGCCGATCCTCAGCCCAAAACAAATCGGACTCCGGAGCGAAGCGCATCAATCAACTTTTGGCGTCAGCCGGCTTTGGCAGTCGACGTCAGTGCGAAGAACTGATTCGCGAAGGACGCGTGGAAGTCGACGGTCAAACCATCACCGAGCTGGGCGTCACGGTCGATCCCAACGTCCAAAAAGTTCGCGTGGACGGCGCCAACCTGCGTCCGCAGAAGTTGGTCTATTACGCGGTCAACAAACCAGCCGGGATCGTCACCACAAATTCCGATCCCAAAGGCCGACCTCGAGTCATCGACTTGGTGCCGCCGACGGAACGCGTGTTTCCAGTGGGACGTTTGGATTTGTCCAGCGAAGGCCTGATCCTGCTCACCAACGACGGTGATTTGGCCCAACAGTTGGCTCACCCCAAATACGGCATTCAAAAGGTTTACCGAGTCGTGGTTGCCGGCGAAGTTCGCGGCGAAACGATGAAGAAGATGCGAGAGGGCATCTACATCGCGGAAGGCTTCGTCCAAGTCGACGGGGCCCGGATTTTGAAGGCACGCCCAAAAGCAACTGAAATGGAAATTCGGTTGAAGGAAGGCAAAAATCGCGAAATTCGCCGCATCCTCGCTCGCATGGGCCACAAGGTTCAACAATTGCGACGCATCGCGATTGGCCCTTTGAAACTCGGCGATATTCCTCGCGGTGCTTATCGAAAATTGACGCGAGACGAAGTCGACAAGTTGCGGCGAGGCGTCGAGCACGCCGAACGTGCCGCGAAAGCCGAAGCGGCATCGCGGCCACGATCGGGGCAGTCGATCAAACGCCGTCCGGGCGGTGCCAACCGCAATGTGGCTGCCAAACCAGCCTCGGGTCGTGGTGCATACCAAGGGGCTCGCAAGGCGACCAAGAAGTCCCAATCGTCGAGCACTCCACGCGGCAAAGTGAACTCGGGGAAACCGAAAGCAGGCAAACCCAAATCAAGCAAACTCGGAAGCGGAAGCGTCATTGGAGGCACCGTCATCGGTGGCGATGCACCGCAAGCCGCCGACAAGCCAGAACGCTCGAAATCGAATCCCAACATCATTCGCAAACGAACAGCCGGCAAGAAACCCGGCCCCAAACCGGCTCGCGGGAAAGCCAGCCGCCGCCGCGGTCGTTGACCAAACGAAGTGTGCTAGGTCAGTACGCGCAAGCGATACAGCTCCACCAGCATCGCCCGTAGGTTGGCCATTCCTGGCCGACGTCCGCACTGACCCGAAGCCGCGCCACCCCATCTGGTACACGTTGCGATGACGGTTCGATCGCTGCCTGTCTAGTGGTCGGGCAAGAGTGCCCAACCTTTATTCAAACCCCCGTAGGTTGGCCACTCCTGGCCGACGTCCACCCAAAGAACACCCACGTCACTCTTTCGCGGCTTCGACTTGCGTGGGACTTTGCAAGTACGCCATCAAATCCGCGACTTGGTCTTCGCTGTACGGCTGCAACAGACCGCTGGGCATCGGCGACTGATCCGTCGCCGCTTCCATTTCGATATCGTCCTTGGCCAACACCCAAGTTTGATCCGCAGCGACAATCGTCACGGATTGCCGCGTACGCTGGGTCACCAATCCGACCAGCAATCGCCCGTCCACCGTCACAATTTTTGTCGCTCGGTAGTCCGCGCCGACCACCGCGTCGGGGTCGATGATGTTGTGCAGCAGGTATCCCAAATCACTGCGCTGGGCACCCGTCAAATCCGGTCCGACTTGTCCGCCGCTGCCGAACATTCGGTGACATGCCGAACACGACTTTTCAAACAACACTCGACCTCGCGACCGATCGGCCGTCTGCAAACGAGCGGACGTCAACGTCCTTGTCCACTCGGCGATCTCACGTTCACGGTCGGCCGGAGTGTCGCGCAGCTTGCCCCAAACTTGCTCCACACGATTCTGAAGTTCTGGATTGTCGAGCGATAAAATCGTTCGCACATGGGACGCATTCAAAACGTCTTTGGGCATTTTCTGCTCCTCGATCGCTTTCAACAATGGATCGGCAAACACGTCGCGAGAACACAGCAATCCAATCACCGCCGAACGGCGGGGAGCACGAAAACGCCGGTAGTTGTCCAACAACATCTTCGCGACTTCCGGCCGTTTGATCGTGGCCAATGAGGGAGCCAGCTTGGCGTTCACCCGAGGATCCTTCATCAGCGGGGCTGCCAAACGGACAATCTCCTGATCCAAATCATTCTCGGATTGCGATCGGCTTTCGATCAAACCCTTGATTGCCGCCAAACGCTCCAGCACATCGGCTTGCTGGTCCGTTGCCACCTTGATCAAAGCTTCGACACTCTGTCCGTCACCGAACAACGTTGCCAGTTTTCGAATCGTCTCGGCATGCTTTTCTCGCAGATCCGAATGCTGCGCAATGATTTCATAGAACGTATCCCAACTTTCGGGTCGCTCGGCACGCCGCACGCCCACCATGCCAGCCGCCACGCCGTCCAGGAAGGCATCCGCACATCGCACGTTGGGCTCGCCTTTCAAATCACCGTCACTTTTTAGACGTCGCGTCACACTGGCAAGCAACTCCGCAAACGGCTTGGGAGACTCGCTCATTCGCTCCGCCAAAGCACGGCTGGCCAACCGAACGGTGGACGGAATTTGGCTTTGCTCCACGCCGAACGTTAGCTGATCGAGGTCGGCGTCAGCACAAGACATCAGCCCATACCAAATCATCAATCCTTGATTGTGATCATCCGCGTCTTCGATGCCGCTATTCAGCTCGGTCAGGAAATCAGCAATCTCACCACGATAATGAATGGGCAATCGCTGCATGATGGACGCCACGGTCAATCGCACCGAGGGCACATCGGCTTCGGCCAGCGAGAGGAAATCGCTCTGCAAACCTGCATACTCATTCGTGACGCGTTCTGCCGCATCACGGCTCGCTGCAGTCGGCCCAAACACATCGTCGATCGGCCAGTGTTGGGTCAGCAAACGTAAGCACCAACTCCGGACATGAGGCGACTCATCCGCGATTCCGGCAATCAGGAATTCCCGCGTGGCACCGCCCGTGACGTTCAGTGTCCACAGCAACCGCAGTCGTTGTTGCGGGGTAAGCGATGGATCCGCGTAGGCAGCCAGAAGTTCTTGGTTCAAATGCGTCGCATCCATGCCATCCCCGATTAGCTGAGCGATTCGCAATCGGGATTGATGCGAGAACCAACGCCAATCGGACAGTTGAAATTCGATTAAGCTTGCGGCGTCGAGCGTTTCTGCATTCAGCTTTTTCAAACGCTCGGATACATCGTCGGGCACGCCGGCTTCGTACCGAATCTGGAAAACGCGACCGCTGGACCGGTGCACTCCTGTGTGCTCATGGCACTCACCCAAGTCCG
Coding sequences within:
- a CDS encoding aminotransferase class I/II-fold pyridoxal phosphate-dependent enzyme, which translates into the protein MSLQPLHDRLNTIAKDGRTRKLHRRRVEGVHIVEDDGRRLMNFGGNDYLGVIADETRGCDLQTACSTHGASASALVCGWTPRHDALAQSIAELERTDAAVIFPSGYAACSGTMATLPQAGDLILSDELNHASLIDGCRLSKAERVIYPHRDLDFVEHVLRDRTDVSGMTWIVTDGVFSMDGDVAPLPGLADLAERFGAHLIVDEAHGTGVLGPRGAGLCDAYGVTDRVTVRIGTLSKAIGHQGGFVAGPQIVIDTLVNACRSLIFSTALSPVIAEGAHRVIQRLPHWRDRRDRVAMMSRQFRRLMNLDASGLESGIPIVPLIIGDEEETVLASQAIRDNGFFVPAIRPPTVPDGKSRLRVSITAAHRDHDIELLAEIIHRVCPNLQAPELTSAGN
- a CDS encoding pseudouridine synthase, whose translation is MPRQPSKSQRSRSSAQNKSDSGAKRINQLLASAGFGSRRQCEELIREGRVEVDGQTITELGVTVDPNVQKVRVDGANLRPQKLVYYAVNKPAGIVTTNSDPKGRPRVIDLVPPTERVFPVGRLDLSSEGLILLTNDGDLAQQLAHPKYGIQKVYRVVVAGEVRGETMKKMREGIYIAEGFVQVDGARILKARPKATEMEIRLKEGKNREIRRILARMGHKVQQLRRIAIGPLKLGDIPRGAYRKLTRDEVDKLRRGVEHAERAAKAEAASRPRSGQSIKRRPGGANRNVAAKPASGRGAYQGARKATKKSQSSSTPRGKVNSGKPKAGKPKSSKLGSGSVIGGTVIGGDAPQAADKPERSKSNPNIIRKRTAGKKPGPKPARGKASRRRGR
- a CDS encoding PVC-type heme-binding CxxCH protein; translated protein: MFVTTDAAADDFPTPINTEPLAEPGENGQPAGPPLLSAEEAAKAIQLPDGFMTTVFAHEPEVQNPIDCAWDTMGRFWVAENYTYGQRGVAWRADQRDRVLVFTDEDLDGVADSRKVFLDSVQQLTSVEVGRGGVWLMCPPQLLFVPDADGDAVPDAAPEVVLDGFTIAEQNYHNLANGLRFGPDGWLYGRCGGSCPGRIGRPGTPDEKRIAIEGGIWRYHIETQQVEVLCHGTTNPWGHDFDRHGEMFFINTVNGHLWHGIHGAHFMRPFTLDPNPNAYELIDQHADHFHFDTTGRWQDSRDGAANDFGGGHAHAGMMIYQESTWPTKYQEQLFTLNFHGRRANQERLEPVGTGYVGRHEPDFFLSGDPWFRGMELTAGPDGNVMVLDWADLGECHEHTGVHRSSGRVFQIRYEAGVPDDVSERLKKLNAETLDAASLIEFQLSDWRWFSHQSRLRIAQLIGDGMDATHLNQELLAAYADPSLTPQQRLRLLWTLNVTGGATREFLIAGIADESPHVRSWCLRLLTQHWPIDDVFGPTAASRDAAERVTNEYAGLQSDFLSLAEADVPSVRLTVASIMQRLPIHYRGEIADFLTELNSGIEDADDHNQGLMIWYGLMSCADADLDQLTFGVEQSQIPSTVRLASRALAERMSESPKPFAELLASVTRRLKSDGDLKGEPNVRCADAFLDGVAAGMVGVRRAERPESWDTFYEIIAQHSDLREKHAETIRKLATLFGDGQSVEALIKVATDQQADVLERLAAIKGLIESRSQSENDLDQEIVRLAAPLMKDPRVNAKLAPSLATIKRPEVAKMLLDNYRRFRAPRRSAVIGLLCSRDVFADPLLKAIEEQKMPKDVLNASHVRTILSLDNPELQNRVEQVWGKLRDTPADREREIAEWTRTLTSARLQTADRSRGRVLFEKSCSACHRMFGSGGQVGPDLTGAQRSDLGYLLHNIIDPDAVVGADYRATKIVTVDGRLLVGLVTQRTRQSVTIVAADQTWVLAKDDIEMEAATDQSPMPSGLLQPYSEDQVADLMAYLQSPTQVEAAKE